Proteins encoded together in one Lagopus muta isolate bLagMut1 chromosome 3, bLagMut1 primary, whole genome shotgun sequence window:
- the EEF1D gene encoding elongation factor 1-delta isoform X4, whose amino-acid sequence MRTRKPLCPIEKVWVDKHKYDEAERLHYEREAMLATVVPEECMELEAVNGVCNDDSIEGELKGDLKKGKNGKKQRKRKRSPKPKNMVSQVDSVLSGLLADSVWFDKPLYDHAESLYRQRLVDCQYQEAAETELPESEAVQDAPEPWMLPAALSCSHGNLSACHHVVQGVWVNKFDFDKAEKAFLERSQFFVPPNILAIPSVCSDGGKVGLGTPDEGYVTALPTPATPSLAPDVVNSAPLVSSSPRSAEPTVNGKPQASSLQALVSEVWLEKPLYDGAEKSFYENMFDHHPPGSPRAAENQQEVGKQAGAEHVELISSSQQPPPTSFFLHEDSERVWLQKMTHDSAESRYYAAEALKMSGAKESTGMPQPAVVKSQPDAEAPSVPAPEKKKMAVDFLLDEKIWFEKFKYDDAERRYYEQQVNGPAGSSSHQQQKTGPRSKEAPARQKRQSGRSTSASTSSGDQNELLSRISHLEVENQNLHNVVADLQKAIFKLESRLNALEKSTSHQPSPVPPTQKVEPFGVPSKKVELPSASPAKKAEPAAAEEDDDDDDINLFGSDDEEEDQEAAKVREERLRQYAEKKAKKPGLIAKSSILLDVKPWDDETDMAKMEECVRSVQMDGLVWGASKLVPVGYGIKKLQIQCVVEDDKVGTDILEEEITKFEDYVQSVDIAAFNKI is encoded by the exons ATGAGGACCAGGAAGCCTCTCTGCCCCATAGAAAAGGTGTGGGTAGACAAGCACAAATACGATGAAGCGGAGAGACTGCATTATGAAAGAGAAGCCATGTTGGCCACCGTGGTCCCAGAGGAGTGCATGGAGCTGGAGGCTGTCAATGGGGTCTGCAATGATGATTCCATTGAAGGTGAACTCAAGGGAGACctgaagaaaggcaaaaatggcaagaaacaaaggaagaggaaacGTTCCCCCAAACCCAAAAACATGGTCTCCCAGGTAGACTCTGTTTTGAGTGGTTTATTAGCTGACAGTGTGTGGTTTGACAAACCTTTGTATGATCATGCTGAGAGCTTGTATAGGCAAAGATTAGTGGATTGTCAATaccaggaggcagcagagaCTGAGCTGCCTGAATCAGAAGCTGTCCAAGATGCTCCCGAGCCATGGATGCTTCCAGCAGCCCTGTCCTGCTCCCACGGCAACCTGAGCGCGTGCCACCATGTCGTTCAGGGCGTCTGGGTCAACAAGTTTGACTTTGACAAGGCTGAGAAGGCGTTCCTTGAAAGGTCTCAGTTCTTTGTTCCTCCAAACATCCTCGCCATCCCCTCTGTGTGCTCAGATGGTGGGAAGGTCGGACTGGGGACGCCGGATGAAGGCTATGTGACAGCGCTGCCTACGCCTGCTACGCCCAGCTTAGCTCCTGATGTTGTTAATTCTGCTCCCCTCGTTAGCAGCTCGCCTCGCTCCGCAGAGCCCACAGTCAACGGTAAACCTCAGGCTTCCAGCTTGCAAGCTCTCGTGTCAGAGGTGTGGTTGGAGAAACCTCTCTACGACGGCGCTGAGAAAAGCTTCTACGAGAACATGTTTGATCATCACCCGCCAGGCTCCCCCCGAGCCGCAGAGAACCAGCAGGAGGTTGGGAAGCAAGCAGGTGCTGAACACGTGGAGCTcatcagcagctctcagcagcctcCACCCACCTCCTTTTTCCTGCATGAGGACAGTGAGCGTGTGTGGCTCCAGAAGATGACGCATGACAGCGCCGAGTCGCGCTACTACGCGGCTGAAGCTCTGAAAATGTCAGGAGCAAAAGAGAGCACGGGGATGCCACAACCCGCAGTGGTGAAATCCCAGCCAGATGCTGAGGCTCCGAGTGTACCTGCACCAGAAAAGAA AAAAATGGCAGTTGACTTCCTTTTGGATGAGAAGATCTGGTTTGAGAAGTTTAAGTATGATGATGCTGAGAGAAGGTACTACGAGCAGCAGGTGAACGGGCCGGCCGGCAGCTCTTCACACCAGCAG CAGAAGACAGGTCCACGTAGTAAAGAAGCTCCTGCCCGTCAAAAGAGGCAGTCAGGCCGCTCAACT AGTGCAAGCACGAGTTCTGGTGACCAAAATGAACTTCTTTCCAGAATCTCTCACCTGGAGGTAGAAAATCAAAACCTTCACAATG TTGTTGCAGATCTCCAGAAGGCCATTTTCAAGCTGGAAAGTCGCCTGAATGCTCTGGAAAAATCTACCTCCCATCAACCCTCACCTGTTCCACCAACCCAG AAAGTGGAACCATTCGGTGTTCCCTCCAAGAAAGTAGAGCTGCCATCTGCTTCACCTGCAAAGAAAGCtgagccagctgctgcagaggaagatgatgatgatgatgacatCAACCTTTTTGGCAGCGATGACGAAGAGGAAGATCAAGAGGCTGCCAAAGTGCGGGAGGAGAGACTGCGTCAGTATGCAGAAAAGAAGGCCAAGAAACCAGGTCTGATTGCCAAATCTTCCATCCTTCTGGACGTGAAGCCG TGGGATGATGAGACTGACATGGCGAAGATGGAGGAGTGTGTGCGGTCTGTCCAAATGGATGGGCTCGTGTGGGGAGCATCTAAGCTGGTCCCAGTAGGTTATGGCATTAAGAAACTCCAAATCCAGTGTGTAGTAGAGGATGATAAAGTTGGGACAGACATCCTGGAGGAGGAGATCACCAAGTTTGAGGACTAT GTGCAAAGTGTTGACATTGCTGCTTTCAACAAGATCTAG
- the EEF1D gene encoding elongation factor 1-delta isoform X1, which produces MRTRKPLCPIEKVWVDKHKYDEAERLHYEREAMLATVVPEECMELEAVNGVCNDDSIEGELKGDLKKGKNGKKQRKRKRSPKPKNMVSQVDSVLSGLLADSVWFDKPLYDHAESLYRQRLVDCQYQEAAETELPESEAVQDAPEPWMLPAALSCSHGNLSACHHVVQGVWVNKFDFDKAEKAFLERSQFFVPPNILAIPSVCSDGGKVGLGTPDEGYVTALPTPATPSLAPDVVNSAPLVSSSPRSAEPTVNGKPQASSLQALVSEVWLEKPLYDGAEKSFYENMFDHHPPGSPRAAENQQEVGKQAGAEHVELISSSQQPPPTSFFLHEDSERVWLQKMTHDSAESRYYAAEALKMSGAKESTGMPQPAVVKSQPDAEAPSVPAPEKKKMAVDFLLDEKIWFEKFKYDDAERRYYEQQVNGPAGSSSHQQENGASTILRDIARARENIQKSLAGQKTGPRSKEAPARQKRQSGRSTSASTSSGDQNELLSRISHLEVENQNLHNVVADLQKAIFKLESRLNALEKSTSHQPSPVPPTQKVEPFGVPSKKVELPSASPAKKAEPAAAEEDDDDDDINLFGSDDEEEDQEAAKVREERLRQYAEKKAKKPGLIAKSSILLDVKPWDDETDMAKMEECVRSVQMDGLVWGASKLVPVGYGIKKLQIQCVVEDDKVGTDILEEEITKFEDYVQSVDIAAFNKI; this is translated from the exons ATGAGGACCAGGAAGCCTCTCTGCCCCATAGAAAAGGTGTGGGTAGACAAGCACAAATACGATGAAGCGGAGAGACTGCATTATGAAAGAGAAGCCATGTTGGCCACCGTGGTCCCAGAGGAGTGCATGGAGCTGGAGGCTGTCAATGGGGTCTGCAATGATGATTCCATTGAAGGTGAACTCAAGGGAGACctgaagaaaggcaaaaatggcaagaaacaaaggaagaggaaacGTTCCCCCAAACCCAAAAACATGGTCTCCCAGGTAGACTCTGTTTTGAGTGGTTTATTAGCTGACAGTGTGTGGTTTGACAAACCTTTGTATGATCATGCTGAGAGCTTGTATAGGCAAAGATTAGTGGATTGTCAATaccaggaggcagcagagaCTGAGCTGCCTGAATCAGAAGCTGTCCAAGATGCTCCCGAGCCATGGATGCTTCCAGCAGCCCTGTCCTGCTCCCACGGCAACCTGAGCGCGTGCCACCATGTCGTTCAGGGCGTCTGGGTCAACAAGTTTGACTTTGACAAGGCTGAGAAGGCGTTCCTTGAAAGGTCTCAGTTCTTTGTTCCTCCAAACATCCTCGCCATCCCCTCTGTGTGCTCAGATGGTGGGAAGGTCGGACTGGGGACGCCGGATGAAGGCTATGTGACAGCGCTGCCTACGCCTGCTACGCCCAGCTTAGCTCCTGATGTTGTTAATTCTGCTCCCCTCGTTAGCAGCTCGCCTCGCTCCGCAGAGCCCACAGTCAACGGTAAACCTCAGGCTTCCAGCTTGCAAGCTCTCGTGTCAGAGGTGTGGTTGGAGAAACCTCTCTACGACGGCGCTGAGAAAAGCTTCTACGAGAACATGTTTGATCATCACCCGCCAGGCTCCCCCCGAGCCGCAGAGAACCAGCAGGAGGTTGGGAAGCAAGCAGGTGCTGAACACGTGGAGCTcatcagcagctctcagcagcctcCACCCACCTCCTTTTTCCTGCATGAGGACAGTGAGCGTGTGTGGCTCCAGAAGATGACGCATGACAGCGCCGAGTCGCGCTACTACGCGGCTGAAGCTCTGAAAATGTCAGGAGCAAAAGAGAGCACGGGGATGCCACAACCCGCAGTGGTGAAATCCCAGCCAGATGCTGAGGCTCCGAGTGTACCTGCACCAGAAAAGAA AAAAATGGCAGTTGACTTCCTTTTGGATGAGAAGATCTGGTTTGAGAAGTTTAAGTATGATGATGCTGAGAGAAGGTACTACGAGCAGCAGGTGAACGGGCCGGCCGGCAGCTCTTCACACCAGCAG GAGAACGGAGCCAGCACGATCCTCCGCGACATTGCCAGAGCCAGGGAGAATATCCAGAAATCGCTGGCCGGA CAGAAGACAGGTCCACGTAGTAAAGAAGCTCCTGCCCGTCAAAAGAGGCAGTCAGGCCGCTCAACT AGTGCAAGCACGAGTTCTGGTGACCAAAATGAACTTCTTTCCAGAATCTCTCACCTGGAGGTAGAAAATCAAAACCTTCACAATG TTGTTGCAGATCTCCAGAAGGCCATTTTCAAGCTGGAAAGTCGCCTGAATGCTCTGGAAAAATCTACCTCCCATCAACCCTCACCTGTTCCACCAACCCAG AAAGTGGAACCATTCGGTGTTCCCTCCAAGAAAGTAGAGCTGCCATCTGCTTCACCTGCAAAGAAAGCtgagccagctgctgcagaggaagatgatgatgatgatgacatCAACCTTTTTGGCAGCGATGACGAAGAGGAAGATCAAGAGGCTGCCAAAGTGCGGGAGGAGAGACTGCGTCAGTATGCAGAAAAGAAGGCCAAGAAACCAGGTCTGATTGCCAAATCTTCCATCCTTCTGGACGTGAAGCCG TGGGATGATGAGACTGACATGGCGAAGATGGAGGAGTGTGTGCGGTCTGTCCAAATGGATGGGCTCGTGTGGGGAGCATCTAAGCTGGTCCCAGTAGGTTATGGCATTAAGAAACTCCAAATCCAGTGTGTAGTAGAGGATGATAAAGTTGGGACAGACATCCTGGAGGAGGAGATCACCAAGTTTGAGGACTAT GTGCAAAGTGTTGACATTGCTGCTTTCAACAAGATCTAG
- the EEF1D gene encoding elongation factor 1-delta isoform X3 translates to MRTRKPLCPIEKVWVDKHKYDEAERLHYEREAMLATVVPEECMELEAVNGVCNDDSIEGELKGDLKKGKNGKKQRKRKRSPKPKNMVSQVDSVLSGLLADSVWFDKPLYDHAESLYRQRLVDCQYQEAAETELPESEAVQDAPEPWMLPAALSCSHGNLSACHHVVQGVWVNKFDFDKAEKAFLERSQFFVPPNILAIPSVCSDGGKVGLGTPDEGYVTALPTPATPSLAPDVVNSAPLVSSSPRSAEPTVNGKPQASSLQALVSEVWLEKPLYDGAEKSFYENMFDHHPPGSPRAAENQQEVGKQAGAEHVELISSSQQPPPTSFFLHEDSERVWLQKMTHDSAESRYYAAEALKMSGAKESTGMPQPAVVKSQPDAEAPSVPAPEKKKMAVDFLLDEKIWFEKFKYDDAERRYYEQQVNGPAGSSSHQQENGASTILRDIARARENIQKSLAGSASTSSGDQNELLSRISHLEVENQNLHNVVADLQKAIFKLESRLNALEKSTSHQPSPVPPTQKVEPFGVPSKKVELPSASPAKKAEPAAAEEDDDDDDINLFGSDDEEEDQEAAKVREERLRQYAEKKAKKPGLIAKSSILLDVKPWDDETDMAKMEECVRSVQMDGLVWGASKLVPVGYGIKKLQIQCVVEDDKVGTDILEEEITKFEDYVQSVDIAAFNKI, encoded by the exons ATGAGGACCAGGAAGCCTCTCTGCCCCATAGAAAAGGTGTGGGTAGACAAGCACAAATACGATGAAGCGGAGAGACTGCATTATGAAAGAGAAGCCATGTTGGCCACCGTGGTCCCAGAGGAGTGCATGGAGCTGGAGGCTGTCAATGGGGTCTGCAATGATGATTCCATTGAAGGTGAACTCAAGGGAGACctgaagaaaggcaaaaatggcaagaaacaaaggaagaggaaacGTTCCCCCAAACCCAAAAACATGGTCTCCCAGGTAGACTCTGTTTTGAGTGGTTTATTAGCTGACAGTGTGTGGTTTGACAAACCTTTGTATGATCATGCTGAGAGCTTGTATAGGCAAAGATTAGTGGATTGTCAATaccaggaggcagcagagaCTGAGCTGCCTGAATCAGAAGCTGTCCAAGATGCTCCCGAGCCATGGATGCTTCCAGCAGCCCTGTCCTGCTCCCACGGCAACCTGAGCGCGTGCCACCATGTCGTTCAGGGCGTCTGGGTCAACAAGTTTGACTTTGACAAGGCTGAGAAGGCGTTCCTTGAAAGGTCTCAGTTCTTTGTTCCTCCAAACATCCTCGCCATCCCCTCTGTGTGCTCAGATGGTGGGAAGGTCGGACTGGGGACGCCGGATGAAGGCTATGTGACAGCGCTGCCTACGCCTGCTACGCCCAGCTTAGCTCCTGATGTTGTTAATTCTGCTCCCCTCGTTAGCAGCTCGCCTCGCTCCGCAGAGCCCACAGTCAACGGTAAACCTCAGGCTTCCAGCTTGCAAGCTCTCGTGTCAGAGGTGTGGTTGGAGAAACCTCTCTACGACGGCGCTGAGAAAAGCTTCTACGAGAACATGTTTGATCATCACCCGCCAGGCTCCCCCCGAGCCGCAGAGAACCAGCAGGAGGTTGGGAAGCAAGCAGGTGCTGAACACGTGGAGCTcatcagcagctctcagcagcctcCACCCACCTCCTTTTTCCTGCATGAGGACAGTGAGCGTGTGTGGCTCCAGAAGATGACGCATGACAGCGCCGAGTCGCGCTACTACGCGGCTGAAGCTCTGAAAATGTCAGGAGCAAAAGAGAGCACGGGGATGCCACAACCCGCAGTGGTGAAATCCCAGCCAGATGCTGAGGCTCCGAGTGTACCTGCACCAGAAAAGAA AAAAATGGCAGTTGACTTCCTTTTGGATGAGAAGATCTGGTTTGAGAAGTTTAAGTATGATGATGCTGAGAGAAGGTACTACGAGCAGCAGGTGAACGGGCCGGCCGGCAGCTCTTCACACCAGCAG GAGAACGGAGCCAGCACGATCCTCCGCGACATTGCCAGAGCCAGGGAGAATATCCAGAAATCGCTGGCCGGA AGTGCAAGCACGAGTTCTGGTGACCAAAATGAACTTCTTTCCAGAATCTCTCACCTGGAGGTAGAAAATCAAAACCTTCACAATG TTGTTGCAGATCTCCAGAAGGCCATTTTCAAGCTGGAAAGTCGCCTGAATGCTCTGGAAAAATCTACCTCCCATCAACCCTCACCTGTTCCACCAACCCAG AAAGTGGAACCATTCGGTGTTCCCTCCAAGAAAGTAGAGCTGCCATCTGCTTCACCTGCAAAGAAAGCtgagccagctgctgcagaggaagatgatgatgatgatgacatCAACCTTTTTGGCAGCGATGACGAAGAGGAAGATCAAGAGGCTGCCAAAGTGCGGGAGGAGAGACTGCGTCAGTATGCAGAAAAGAAGGCCAAGAAACCAGGTCTGATTGCCAAATCTTCCATCCTTCTGGACGTGAAGCCG TGGGATGATGAGACTGACATGGCGAAGATGGAGGAGTGTGTGCGGTCTGTCCAAATGGATGGGCTCGTGTGGGGAGCATCTAAGCTGGTCCCAGTAGGTTATGGCATTAAGAAACTCCAAATCCAGTGTGTAGTAGAGGATGATAAAGTTGGGACAGACATCCTGGAGGAGGAGATCACCAAGTTTGAGGACTAT GTGCAAAGTGTTGACATTGCTGCTTTCAACAAGATCTAG
- the EEF1D gene encoding elongation factor 1-delta isoform X2 gives MRTRKPLCPIEKVWVDKHKYDEAERLHYEREAMLATVVPEECMELEAVNGVCNDDSIEGELKGDLKKGKNGKKQRKRKRSPKPKNMVSQVDSVLSGLLADSVWFDKPLYDHAESLYRQRLVDCQYQEAAETELPESEAVQDAPEPWMLPAALSCSHGNLSACHHVVQGVWVNKFDFDKAEKAFLERSQFFVPPNILAIPSVCSDGGKVGLGTPDEGYVTALPTPATPSLAPDVVNSAPLVSSSPRSAEPTVNGKPQASSLQALVSEVWLEKPLYDGAEKSFYENMFDHHPPGSPRAAENQQEVGKQAGAEHVELISSSQQPPPTSFFLHEDSERVWLQKMTHDSAESRYYAAEALKMSGAKESTGMPQPAVVKSQPDAEAPSVPAPEKKKMAVDFLLDEKIWFEKFKYDDAERRYYEQQVNGPAGSSSHQQENGASTILRDIARARENIQKSLAGKTGPRSKEAPARQKRQSGRSTSASTSSGDQNELLSRISHLEVENQNLHNVVADLQKAIFKLESRLNALEKSTSHQPSPVPPTQKVEPFGVPSKKVELPSASPAKKAEPAAAEEDDDDDDINLFGSDDEEEDQEAAKVREERLRQYAEKKAKKPGLIAKSSILLDVKPWDDETDMAKMEECVRSVQMDGLVWGASKLVPVGYGIKKLQIQCVVEDDKVGTDILEEEITKFEDYVQSVDIAAFNKI, from the exons ATGAGGACCAGGAAGCCTCTCTGCCCCATAGAAAAGGTGTGGGTAGACAAGCACAAATACGATGAAGCGGAGAGACTGCATTATGAAAGAGAAGCCATGTTGGCCACCGTGGTCCCAGAGGAGTGCATGGAGCTGGAGGCTGTCAATGGGGTCTGCAATGATGATTCCATTGAAGGTGAACTCAAGGGAGACctgaagaaaggcaaaaatggcaagaaacaaaggaagaggaaacGTTCCCCCAAACCCAAAAACATGGTCTCCCAGGTAGACTCTGTTTTGAGTGGTTTATTAGCTGACAGTGTGTGGTTTGACAAACCTTTGTATGATCATGCTGAGAGCTTGTATAGGCAAAGATTAGTGGATTGTCAATaccaggaggcagcagagaCTGAGCTGCCTGAATCAGAAGCTGTCCAAGATGCTCCCGAGCCATGGATGCTTCCAGCAGCCCTGTCCTGCTCCCACGGCAACCTGAGCGCGTGCCACCATGTCGTTCAGGGCGTCTGGGTCAACAAGTTTGACTTTGACAAGGCTGAGAAGGCGTTCCTTGAAAGGTCTCAGTTCTTTGTTCCTCCAAACATCCTCGCCATCCCCTCTGTGTGCTCAGATGGTGGGAAGGTCGGACTGGGGACGCCGGATGAAGGCTATGTGACAGCGCTGCCTACGCCTGCTACGCCCAGCTTAGCTCCTGATGTTGTTAATTCTGCTCCCCTCGTTAGCAGCTCGCCTCGCTCCGCAGAGCCCACAGTCAACGGTAAACCTCAGGCTTCCAGCTTGCAAGCTCTCGTGTCAGAGGTGTGGTTGGAGAAACCTCTCTACGACGGCGCTGAGAAAAGCTTCTACGAGAACATGTTTGATCATCACCCGCCAGGCTCCCCCCGAGCCGCAGAGAACCAGCAGGAGGTTGGGAAGCAAGCAGGTGCTGAACACGTGGAGCTcatcagcagctctcagcagcctcCACCCACCTCCTTTTTCCTGCATGAGGACAGTGAGCGTGTGTGGCTCCAGAAGATGACGCATGACAGCGCCGAGTCGCGCTACTACGCGGCTGAAGCTCTGAAAATGTCAGGAGCAAAAGAGAGCACGGGGATGCCACAACCCGCAGTGGTGAAATCCCAGCCAGATGCTGAGGCTCCGAGTGTACCTGCACCAGAAAAGAA AAAAATGGCAGTTGACTTCCTTTTGGATGAGAAGATCTGGTTTGAGAAGTTTAAGTATGATGATGCTGAGAGAAGGTACTACGAGCAGCAGGTGAACGGGCCGGCCGGCAGCTCTTCACACCAGCAG GAGAACGGAGCCAGCACGATCCTCCGCGACATTGCCAGAGCCAGGGAGAATATCCAGAAATCGCTGGCCGGA AAGACAGGTCCACGTAGTAAAGAAGCTCCTGCCCGTCAAAAGAGGCAGTCAGGCCGCTCAACT AGTGCAAGCACGAGTTCTGGTGACCAAAATGAACTTCTTTCCAGAATCTCTCACCTGGAGGTAGAAAATCAAAACCTTCACAATG TTGTTGCAGATCTCCAGAAGGCCATTTTCAAGCTGGAAAGTCGCCTGAATGCTCTGGAAAAATCTACCTCCCATCAACCCTCACCTGTTCCACCAACCCAG AAAGTGGAACCATTCGGTGTTCCCTCCAAGAAAGTAGAGCTGCCATCTGCTTCACCTGCAAAGAAAGCtgagccagctgctgcagaggaagatgatgatgatgatgacatCAACCTTTTTGGCAGCGATGACGAAGAGGAAGATCAAGAGGCTGCCAAAGTGCGGGAGGAGAGACTGCGTCAGTATGCAGAAAAGAAGGCCAAGAAACCAGGTCTGATTGCCAAATCTTCCATCCTTCTGGACGTGAAGCCG TGGGATGATGAGACTGACATGGCGAAGATGGAGGAGTGTGTGCGGTCTGTCCAAATGGATGGGCTCGTGTGGGGAGCATCTAAGCTGGTCCCAGTAGGTTATGGCATTAAGAAACTCCAAATCCAGTGTGTAGTAGAGGATGATAAAGTTGGGACAGACATCCTGGAGGAGGAGATCACCAAGTTTGAGGACTAT GTGCAAAGTGTTGACATTGCTGCTTTCAACAAGATCTAG
- the EEF1D gene encoding elongation factor 1-delta isoform X5: MRTRKPLCPIEKVWVDKHKYDEAERLHYEREAMLATVVPEECMELEAVNGVCNDDSIEGELKGDLKKGKNGKKQRKRKRSPKPKNMVSQVDSVLSGLLADSVWFDKPLYDHAESLYRQRLVDCQYQEAAETELPESEAVQDAPEPWMLPAALSCSHGNLSACHHVVQGVWVNKFDFDKAEKAFLERSQFFVPPNILAIPSVCSDGGKVGLGTPDEGYVTALPTPATPSLAPDVVNSAPLVSSSPRSAEPTVNGKPQASSLQALVSEVWLEKPLYDGAEKSFYENMFDHHPPGSPRAAENQQEVGKQAGAEHVELISSSQQPPPTSFFLHEDSERVWLQKMTHDSAESRYYAAEALKMSGAKESTGMPQPAVVKSQPDAEAPSVPAPEKKKMAVDFLLDEKIWFEKFKYDDAERRYYEQQVNGPAGSSSHQQSASTSSGDQNELLSRISHLEVENQNLHNVVADLQKAIFKLESRLNALEKSTSHQPSPVPPTQKVEPFGVPSKKVELPSASPAKKAEPAAAEEDDDDDDINLFGSDDEEEDQEAAKVREERLRQYAEKKAKKPGLIAKSSILLDVKPWDDETDMAKMEECVRSVQMDGLVWGASKLVPVGYGIKKLQIQCVVEDDKVGTDILEEEITKFEDYVQSVDIAAFNKI, from the exons ATGAGGACCAGGAAGCCTCTCTGCCCCATAGAAAAGGTGTGGGTAGACAAGCACAAATACGATGAAGCGGAGAGACTGCATTATGAAAGAGAAGCCATGTTGGCCACCGTGGTCCCAGAGGAGTGCATGGAGCTGGAGGCTGTCAATGGGGTCTGCAATGATGATTCCATTGAAGGTGAACTCAAGGGAGACctgaagaaaggcaaaaatggcaagaaacaaaggaagaggaaacGTTCCCCCAAACCCAAAAACATGGTCTCCCAGGTAGACTCTGTTTTGAGTGGTTTATTAGCTGACAGTGTGTGGTTTGACAAACCTTTGTATGATCATGCTGAGAGCTTGTATAGGCAAAGATTAGTGGATTGTCAATaccaggaggcagcagagaCTGAGCTGCCTGAATCAGAAGCTGTCCAAGATGCTCCCGAGCCATGGATGCTTCCAGCAGCCCTGTCCTGCTCCCACGGCAACCTGAGCGCGTGCCACCATGTCGTTCAGGGCGTCTGGGTCAACAAGTTTGACTTTGACAAGGCTGAGAAGGCGTTCCTTGAAAGGTCTCAGTTCTTTGTTCCTCCAAACATCCTCGCCATCCCCTCTGTGTGCTCAGATGGTGGGAAGGTCGGACTGGGGACGCCGGATGAAGGCTATGTGACAGCGCTGCCTACGCCTGCTACGCCCAGCTTAGCTCCTGATGTTGTTAATTCTGCTCCCCTCGTTAGCAGCTCGCCTCGCTCCGCAGAGCCCACAGTCAACGGTAAACCTCAGGCTTCCAGCTTGCAAGCTCTCGTGTCAGAGGTGTGGTTGGAGAAACCTCTCTACGACGGCGCTGAGAAAAGCTTCTACGAGAACATGTTTGATCATCACCCGCCAGGCTCCCCCCGAGCCGCAGAGAACCAGCAGGAGGTTGGGAAGCAAGCAGGTGCTGAACACGTGGAGCTcatcagcagctctcagcagcctcCACCCACCTCCTTTTTCCTGCATGAGGACAGTGAGCGTGTGTGGCTCCAGAAGATGACGCATGACAGCGCCGAGTCGCGCTACTACGCGGCTGAAGCTCTGAAAATGTCAGGAGCAAAAGAGAGCACGGGGATGCCACAACCCGCAGTGGTGAAATCCCAGCCAGATGCTGAGGCTCCGAGTGTACCTGCACCAGAAAAGAA AAAAATGGCAGTTGACTTCCTTTTGGATGAGAAGATCTGGTTTGAGAAGTTTAAGTATGATGATGCTGAGAGAAGGTACTACGAGCAGCAGGTGAACGGGCCGGCCGGCAGCTCTTCACACCAGCAG AGTGCAAGCACGAGTTCTGGTGACCAAAATGAACTTCTTTCCAGAATCTCTCACCTGGAGGTAGAAAATCAAAACCTTCACAATG TTGTTGCAGATCTCCAGAAGGCCATTTTCAAGCTGGAAAGTCGCCTGAATGCTCTGGAAAAATCTACCTCCCATCAACCCTCACCTGTTCCACCAACCCAG AAAGTGGAACCATTCGGTGTTCCCTCCAAGAAAGTAGAGCTGCCATCTGCTTCACCTGCAAAGAAAGCtgagccagctgctgcagaggaagatgatgatgatgatgacatCAACCTTTTTGGCAGCGATGACGAAGAGGAAGATCAAGAGGCTGCCAAAGTGCGGGAGGAGAGACTGCGTCAGTATGCAGAAAAGAAGGCCAAGAAACCAGGTCTGATTGCCAAATCTTCCATCCTTCTGGACGTGAAGCCG TGGGATGATGAGACTGACATGGCGAAGATGGAGGAGTGTGTGCGGTCTGTCCAAATGGATGGGCTCGTGTGGGGAGCATCTAAGCTGGTCCCAGTAGGTTATGGCATTAAGAAACTCCAAATCCAGTGTGTAGTAGAGGATGATAAAGTTGGGACAGACATCCTGGAGGAGGAGATCACCAAGTTTGAGGACTAT GTGCAAAGTGTTGACATTGCTGCTTTCAACAAGATCTAG